Below is a genomic region from Candidatus Neomarinimicrobiota bacterium.
GGTGGAATTGAAGTTTCCCAAAAGCGCTTGGTAATCACTATTGGTTTGCAGACCATTACTTTCAATCCTGACGCGACAGCACTGATTTTTGCAGCTGGTGAAGCAAAAGCCGGTATCGTGGCTGCCGCAGTTCAAGAGGATGCTGCCAACATTCATCCGGCTGGAGCGTTGCACAAGATGCCGAATGCCCGATTTTATATAACTTCTGGTGCAGCGGTGTTTCTGGATCGTCGGATCGAGCACGAGCTGAAAAATGAAGCGCATATTTCGGAAAATCTGATAGACCAGCATCTGATGACCCTATCCATGCGCTCAGATACTCCCATACGGGAAATCACTACTGAGCAGGTTGCCGGGAAGCTGGTTCCAACCGCAGCATTAACACGCAGCAACGCATCCCTGCCAACTATTAAGCAACGTATCTTTGATAATCTGGTTTCGAAACTGGATCGTGGTTTGGCTCCAGTGGAGAACGAGGTCTTCTTTCACACAGCTCCGCATCATGATGATATCATGCTTGGGTACCTGGCTCATATTGTTCATCTGGTGAGAACGCCGCGGAATGAACATCACTTTGCCTATTTAACCAGCGGCTTTAACGCGGTAACCAATGAATTTGTAAAAGATCAACTGCAACATGCCCTGGCCTACATGGAAACGGAACAGTATGATCATCTGCAAGATGAAGGTTATTTTGATCAGGATAACCAGATGGGGGCTCAGCGGGATATTTACACTTATTTGGACGGTGTCGCCAATCACAGTAGAACCCATAAATATAAAGGTTCCTCAAGACGCCTGATCCGAAACTTACTGATCCTTTTTCCTGAGATCAAGCTGGAGTCCTTGCCGTCAAAGATCATGGAATTGATGGACTATCTGGATTCAAGGTATCCGGGACAAAAAGATGAGCCATTGATGCAAAACCTTAAGGGTCGCATCAGAGAGTGGGAGGCAGACCTGGTCTGGGCTCATTATGGAACGCCCATCAAGAATGTCCACCATTTACGATTGGGTTTTTATAAGGGGGATATTTTTACCGAGGATCCAACCATGGATCGTGATGTTCAGCCCGTTCTGGAATACATGGAACGAATCCGACCGACAGTGGTCACCCTGGCATTAGATCCGGAAGCCAGTGGTCCTGATACTCATTATAAAGTTTTGCAGGCAGTGGCAGAGGCCATTAGACTCTACAAGAAGAAATATCCTGATGCTCCCCTGAGAGTCTGGGGATATCGCAATGTCTGGTTCAAATTCCAGCCGACTGATGCTAATATCTACGTGCCAGTATCTTTGAACTCCATGGCTATCATGCGGGAGACATTTAAACACTGTTTCCCGTCACAAATTGATGCTCCCTTCCCCAGTTTTGAACATAATGGACCATTCTCGGAATTAGCCCAGGCGATCCAGGTCAAACAGCACT
It encodes:
- a CDS encoding glucosamine-6-phosphate deaminase, which encodes MIKNNNFNPPTPVESYFLNRSKLDFQYAPDEKIPLVQVNNFPLLGQLTALRFLEWVQDFPEGVVSLPTGKTPEYFIRYVEHYLSTWETKPTRALLEQVGIQAGNKPDLHDLQFVQIDEFFPIPASQHNSFYDYVMKYYINGFGINEARAQLIDASIIKYPQGKSFQEIFPDLVVDLGLRFSQPKTGLGRLQKEAIERVDEYCTDYERRIREKGGIGFFLGGIGPDGHIAFNVRGSDYFSTTRLTPTNFETQAAAAGDLGGIEVSQKRLVITIGLQTITFNPDATALIFAAGEAKAGIVAAAVQEDAANIHPAGALHKMPNARFYITSGAAVFLDRRIEHELKNEAHISENLIDQHLMTLSMRSDTPIREITTEQVAGKLVPTAALTRSNASLPTIKQRIFDNLVSKLDRGLAPVENEVFFHTAPHHDDIMLGYLAHIVHLVRTPRNEHHFAYLTSGFNAVTNEFVKDQLQHALAYMETEQYDHLQDEGYFDQDNQMGAQRDIYTYLDGVANHSRTHKYKGSSRRLIRNLLILFPEIKLESLPSKIMELMDYLDSRYPGQKDEPLMQNLKGRIREWEADLVWAHYGTPIKNVHHLRLGFYKGDIFTEDPTMDRDVQPVLEYMERIRPTVVTLALDPEASGPDTHYKVLQAVAEAIRLYKKKYPDAPLRVWGYRNVWFKFQPTDANIYVPVSLNSMAIMRETFKHCFPSQIDAPFPSFEHNGPFSELAQAIQVKQHSDMKRVMGRDFWYEHKHPRIRAAKGLVYIKEMELDEFYTRATELQKVTESQG